In one window of Ruminococcus hominis DNA:
- a CDS encoding ATP-binding protein: MEKQQPFEALSKICLNNWHYIDRKILTLSEGINFFTGHSGSGKSTVLDAMQIVLYADTDGRRFFNKAAADDSDRSLIEYLRGMVNISENNESQYLRNKNFSSTIVLEFERTDTKDKQCVGVVFDVETATNEISRQFFWHTGGLLENQYRAEKRCLTTVEMKEYLSRTFTKEQYYCGSSNERFRRQLYDVYLGGLDIEKFPRLFKRAIPFKMNIKLEDFVKEYICMEQDIHIEDLQESVMQYGRMQSKIAETMKEIRYLTDIREAYQSYEEKQQAAESCDYQVERLELLQLQRKSQELRERIIDRTEGIKQQQTQQEKLNKELRELQKDYEDILYHIAKSGYDSLQMELGNLNEVLERLENSKARIQKLSKKLNLWKDKEVTPNQTIWDIEKFEKGTITEGELERLQKSLLEIRDSLETERTDTVTTLNRIKKEEKEIKEELKELKQGKKAYPRELEEARFELRNRLHERVGKLVNVQILADLLDVKDERWHNAVEGYLGNNKLLLIVEPKYAKDAMEIYREMDKRKFFRAAVLDTERVNEEEFTVQKGALAEEVQAKESYVQAYIRFVLGNVKKCESIEELRECKIGITSDCVLYKGFRMQHINPDNYTRRAYIGETSMRKRIQQLEGKRDELQNERFPLQEMLEEIKRILEFEMLLQPTADYMQWQNEAGQISEKEKRKAHVIEQMKKLREESVDMLEKQKLDIMRRQEEKKESIDSVKKAIWQNEQDIEKFNNMIITTETEQLEREKILTEENKRRSEERTQMLESQFQQYLEKTKSLNYDYMKRQKQMEQNPLKDQMDRFYQKLVDVRSVYNQQYPNRSFSTSVKDNKMYDKLLDSLTCEDLERYRASAQEQAKSAVEHFKDDFIFKIRSAIREAYQRRDELNRIISRLDFGKDKYQFVITKNKGADGKYYKMFMDDALQIDPHQLSGSMDNQMNMFTMEHEEEYGEMMNELIHIFIPPENATKEEQDEARKNMEKYADYRTYLSFDMQQIVHGEKDMKIGLSKMIKKNSGGEGQNPLYVALLASFAQVYRVNLSPKLRRNPTLRLVVLDEAFSKMDAEKVASCISLIRGLGFQAIISATNDKIQNYLENVDKTFVYANPNKKHISIQEFEKTEFGQLTEEA, translated from the coding sequence GTGGAGAAACAACAGCCATTTGAGGCTCTTTCAAAAATATGCCTGAATAACTGGCATTATATAGATAGAAAGATATTGACACTTAGTGAGGGAATCAATTTTTTTACAGGACATTCCGGAAGTGGAAAATCAACAGTGTTGGATGCGATGCAGATAGTGCTTTATGCAGATACGGATGGTCGTCGATTTTTCAATAAAGCAGCGGCAGATGATTCTGACCGCTCACTCATCGAATATCTTCGTGGAATGGTCAATATCAGTGAGAATAATGAATCGCAGTATTTGAGAAATAAAAATTTTTCCAGTACAATAGTTTTGGAATTTGAGCGTACAGATACAAAAGACAAACAATGTGTCGGCGTTGTATTTGACGTAGAGACAGCAACAAATGAGATTAGCCGTCAGTTCTTCTGGCATACAGGCGGACTTTTGGAAAACCAATATCGTGCGGAAAAACGGTGTCTTACAACGGTAGAGATGAAAGAATATTTGAGCAGAACATTTACAAAAGAGCAGTATTATTGCGGGTCAAGTAATGAACGATTCCGCCGACAGTTGTATGATGTATATCTTGGCGGGTTGGATATTGAAAAATTCCCGCGATTGTTTAAACGCGCGATTCCATTTAAAATGAATATCAAATTAGAAGATTTTGTGAAAGAATACATTTGTATGGAGCAGGATATTCACATTGAAGATCTTCAGGAAAGCGTTATGCAATATGGACGTATGCAAAGTAAGATTGCGGAGACAATGAAAGAAATCCGTTATCTGACGGACATTCGGGAAGCGTATCAGTCTTATGAAGAAAAACAGCAGGCGGCCGAGAGTTGTGATTATCAGGTTGAACGTTTGGAATTGCTACAGCTGCAACGGAAAAGTCAAGAGTTGCGGGAACGGATTATAGACCGGACAGAGGGAATCAAACAGCAACAGACACAACAGGAAAAATTGAATAAAGAGCTGAGAGAACTTCAAAAGGATTACGAGGATATTCTGTATCATATTGCAAAAAGCGGATATGATTCGTTGCAGATGGAGCTCGGTAATTTAAATGAAGTGTTGGAACGGCTGGAAAACAGCAAGGCAAGAATACAAAAGTTGTCTAAGAAATTGAATTTGTGGAAAGATAAAGAAGTTACTCCAAATCAGACAATATGGGACATTGAGAAGTTTGAAAAAGGAACAATTACAGAGGGGGAACTGGAACGTCTGCAAAAAAGCCTTTTGGAAATCCGGGATAGTCTGGAAACAGAGCGTACTGATACGGTGACAACATTAAATCGTATTAAAAAAGAAGAAAAAGAGATAAAAGAAGAATTAAAAGAATTAAAGCAGGGTAAGAAAGCATATCCACGCGAGCTGGAAGAAGCACGTTTTGAATTGCGTAATCGTCTGCATGAACGTGTTGGAAAACTGGTAAATGTACAGATTCTTGCAGACCTTCTGGATGTGAAGGATGAGCGTTGGCACAATGCGGTGGAAGGATATCTTGGAAATAATAAGCTTTTATTGATTGTAGAACCGAAGTATGCAAAAGATGCGATGGAAATTTATCGAGAGATGGATAAGAGAAAATTCTTTAGAGCAGCAGTGTTGGACACAGAGCGTGTCAATGAAGAAGAATTTACAGTGCAAAAAGGAGCTTTGGCGGAGGAAGTGCAGGCAAAAGAAAGTTATGTGCAGGCTTATATCCGATTTGTGTTGGGAAATGTTAAGAAATGTGAATCGATTGAAGAATTGCGAGAATGTAAAATCGGTATTACATCGGATTGTGTGCTTTATAAAGGCTTCCGTATGCAACATATCAATCCGGATAACTATACAAGACGAGCTTATATCGGTGAGACAAGTATGCGTAAACGTATTCAGCAGCTGGAAGGAAAAAGGGATGAACTGCAGAACGAACGCTTTCCGTTACAAGAGATGCTGGAAGAAATCAAGCGCATTTTAGAATTTGAAATGTTGTTGCAGCCTACAGCGGATTATATGCAGTGGCAGAATGAAGCAGGTCAGATTTCAGAAAAAGAGAAACGAAAAGCGCATGTCATTGAACAGATGAAAAAGCTGCGCGAAGAGTCTGTAGATATGTTGGAGAAACAGAAGTTAGATATTATGCGCCGACAGGAAGAAAAAAAGGAGTCTATAGATTCGGTAAAAAAAGCAATCTGGCAGAATGAGCAGGATATAGAAAAGTTTAACAATATGATTATTACAACAGAAACTGAACAGCTGGAACGAGAAAAGATATTGACAGAAGAGAACAAACGGCGTTCAGAAGAACGAACACAGATGCTGGAAAGTCAATTTCAACAATATCTTGAGAAAACAAAATCGCTTAATTATGATTATATGAAACGACAAAAACAGATGGAACAAAACCCGCTGAAAGATCAGATGGATCGTTTTTATCAGAAGCTGGTTGATGTTCGAAGTGTGTATAACCAGCAATATCCAAATCGCTCATTCTCAACCAGTGTGAAGGATAATAAGATGTACGATAAACTGTTGGATAGTCTTACTTGTGAGGATTTGGAACGATACCGGGCATCTGCACAGGAGCAGGCAAAATCAGCGGTAGAACATTTCAAGGACGATTTTATTTTCAAAATCCGAAGTGCTATCCGAGAGGCTTATCAGCGAAGAGATGAGCTCAATCGTATCATCAGCCGTCTGGACTTTGGTAAGGATAAATACCAGTTTGTAATCACAAAAAACAAAGGTGCGGATGGCAAATACTATAAGATGTTCATGGATGATGCTCTCCAGATTGACCCGCATCAGTTAAGCGGTTCAATGGACAATCAGATGAACATGTTTACGATGGAACATGAAGAAGAATATGGGGAAATGATGAATGAGTTGATCCATATCTTTATACCACCGGAGAATGCAACGAAAGAAGAGCAGGATGAAGCGAGAAAGAATATGGAAAAATATGCGGATTACAGAACGTATCTTTCTTTCGATATGCAGCAGATTGTTCATGGTGAAAAAGATATGAAGATCGGGCTTAGTAAGATGATTAAGAAAAATTCCGGAGGAGAAGGACAGAATCCGTTGTATGTGGCACTTTTGGCAAGTTTTGCGCAGGTGTATCGAGTGAATCTGTCGCCTAAATTGCGTCGTAATCCAACATTGCGTCTTGTCGTGTTGGATGAGGCATTTTCCAAAATGGATGCGGAAAAAGTGGCAAGTTGTATTTCGTTAATCCGAGGACTTGGATTTCAGGCAATTATCAGTGCAACAAACGATAAGATTCAGAATTATCTGGAAAATGTGGACAAGACATTTGTGTATGCCAATCCGAATAAGAAACATATTTCCATTCAGGAGTTTGAGAAGACGGAGTTTGGACAGTTGACGGAAGAGGCGTAA
- a CDS encoding Wadjet anti-phage system protein JetD domain-containing protein: MYILNKIIEKCEYHSAKDWKPGETGNRTITIQQKDYTKCGKTELINEVRDLENQKLIQVKWILRYSDIEKIQYSLEQLPQLYQLAEQEAQKNGDTFVPKYRLVQQYQNKIEAEQKQGWQNVWIRSYYDSLLQKLHNIGDGKIPKELEKFELYRDCLRGINALTEAIFKRVFSKRYLGNTKKFEKEVQAHIITIAKNYCNDVTEDMDDTSVLEQLLIKEYGQEMALKGPLKLLIQEPNGTEQEIDTSNFKYGFVLNTQTLQHMTIKNEVVPFQRIVSIENKANFEAMTYSDDTLYVYSHGYYGPYERSFLQKLAEILDANQQMEYFHSGDLDYGGVKIFEYIQNRIFPKLQPLYMDVEIYEKYKDFAEPLEPQTLVKLEKTKIPILQDLIDKLIQEEKGLEQEILLSFIGHL; encoded by the coding sequence ATGTACATTCTAAATAAAATCATAGAAAAATGCGAATACCACAGTGCTAAAGATTGGAAACCGGGTGAAACAGGCAATCGGACAATTACAATTCAGCAGAAGGATTATACCAAATGTGGTAAAACAGAATTAATAAATGAAGTTCGCGATTTAGAAAATCAAAAATTAATTCAAGTAAAATGGATCCTTCGTTATAGTGATATAGAAAAAATTCAATATTCGTTAGAACAACTTCCCCAACTTTATCAATTAGCAGAACAAGAAGCTCAAAAGAATGGAGATACATTTGTTCCGAAATATCGTTTGGTACAACAATATCAGAATAAAATTGAAGCAGAACAAAAACAAGGCTGGCAGAATGTATGGATTCGAAGCTACTATGATTCATTGTTGCAAAAATTACACAACATTGGTGATGGAAAGATTCCAAAAGAATTAGAAAAATTCGAACTTTATCGGGATTGTCTGCGAGGAATCAATGCACTTACCGAAGCGATATTCAAACGTGTTTTTAGCAAGCGATATCTTGGAAACACAAAGAAATTTGAAAAAGAAGTACAAGCGCATATTATTACAATTGCTAAAAATTATTGCAATGATGTAACGGAAGATATGGATGATACATCTGTGTTGGAACAGCTCCTGATTAAAGAATACGGACAGGAAATGGCGCTGAAGGGTCCCTTGAAACTACTGATTCAAGAACCGAATGGAACTGAACAAGAAATTGATACATCAAATTTCAAATATGGATTCGTATTGAATACACAAACATTACAACATATGACTATTAAGAATGAAGTTGTACCATTTCAACGTATTGTCTCTATCGAAAATAAGGCAAATTTTGAAGCAATGACTTATTCTGATGACACCTTGTATGTATATAGCCATGGTTACTATGGTCCGTATGAGCGGTCTTTTTTACAAAAACTTGCGGAAATTCTGGATGCGAATCAACAGATGGAATATTTTCACTCCGGAGATTTGGATTATGGTGGAGTCAAAATTTTTGAATATATTCAGAATCGGATCTTTCCTAAATTACAGCCATTGTATATGGATGTAGAGATATATGAAAAATATAAAGACTTTGCAGAGCCATTAGAACCACAGACACTAGTGAAATTAGAAAAGACTAAAATACCGATTTTACAAGATTTGATAGACAAACTGATACAAGAAGAAAAGGGACTGGAACAGGAAATTTTGTTATCGTTTATAGGACATCTGTAA
- a CDS encoding helix-turn-helix domain-containing protein yields MKEKLFIIPEYTTATEIKQIRKELHLTQKEFAEFINCSKPTVERWERSKEAIHGPIVPFLKMLQRYPEYEQEVRVPEKIWPLRLWYMYSSNVCTLIDVNEQEQKVKIKNYTDKIMFRAFGVVETPNYNQYQEFLESRCFPKSRDKMKLILKDLGLPFYDPIMIIEKTEGRMAEDDFWIRIER; encoded by the coding sequence ATGAAAGAAAAATTATTTATAATCCCCGAATATACAACCGCAACGGAAATCAAACAAATTCGTAAGGAACTACATTTGACACAGAAGGAGTTTGCAGAATTTATCAATTGTTCAAAGCCAACTGTAGAGCGCTGGGAGCGAAGTAAGGAAGCTATTCACGGACCAATTGTTCCATTTCTTAAAATGCTACAAAGATATCCTGAATATGAACAGGAAGTCCGAGTTCCCGAAAAAATATGGCCGCTCAGACTTTGGTATATGTATAGTTCGAATGTATGTACTTTAATTGATGTGAATGAACAGGAACAAAAAGTAAAAATAAAAAATTATACTGATAAGATTATGTTCCGTGCCTTCGGTGTTGTAGAAACTCCAAATTATAATCAATATCAAGAATTTCTGGAATCAAGATGCTTCCCCAAAAGCAGAGATAAGATGAAGTTGATACTCAAAGATTTAGGATTGCCATTTTACGATCCGATTATGATTATAGAAAAAACCGAAGGTAGAATGGCGGAAGATGATTTTTGGATTCGTATAGAGAGGTAG
- a CDS encoding zinc-ribbon domain-containing protein, with protein MAVYDSLGNMLTRFGRWIVRQTKGSYKSARLSHVIREEERKQDDLFRQIGEYYYQMYGKDADGQMKIWCDAIWNNKMMVIQYQSQKRLVKGVAYCPNCSQEVPMHSKYCNHCGARIITTPEIQIKETAPFSAKICPGCGAVIADGDVFCANCGGRIPEKKSLKDFVKTKVAEHKEKAELERQEEEKEFENVEKEVVAEVEAKEAILEEETETGKDVATEDKAVEVVEEQEVQKSQPDQTDEAEQANVTDDSQNEQNEETELQRTCHECGNPIEYGQNFCPKCGVKL; from the coding sequence ATGGCTGTTTACGATAGTTTAGGTAATATGCTTACAAGATTCGGGCGCTGGATTGTGCGACAGACAAAAGGAAGCTATAAATCTGCAAGATTATCCCATGTGATACGGGAAGAAGAACGAAAACAGGATGATTTATTTCGCCAGATTGGGGAATATTATTATCAGATGTATGGCAAGGATGCAGATGGGCAGATGAAAATCTGGTGTGATGCAATCTGGAATAATAAGATGATGGTGATTCAGTACCAGAGCCAAAAAAGGCTGGTGAAAGGGGTTGCTTATTGTCCGAATTGCAGTCAGGAAGTGCCGATGCATTCAAAATACTGTAATCATTGCGGGGCAAGAATAATTACAACTCCAGAGATACAAATAAAAGAAACAGCACCATTTTCAGCAAAAATATGTCCCGGATGTGGTGCAGTGATTGCAGACGGAGATGTTTTCTGTGCAAATTGCGGAGGAAGAATTCCGGAGAAGAAAAGTTTGAAGGATTTTGTGAAAACGAAAGTGGCAGAGCATAAGGAAAAAGCAGAATTAGAGCGACAGGAAGAAGAAAAAGAGTTTGAAAATGTTGAGAAGGAAGTTGTTGCGGAGGTAGAGGCGAAAGAAGCTATTTTGGAAGAGGAAACTGAAACAGGAAAAGACGTGGCTACAGAAGACAAGGCAGTAGAAGTCGTGGAAGAACAAGAAGTACAAAAGTCACAACCTGACCAGACAGACGAAGCAGAACAAGCAAACGTGACAGATGATTCTCAAAATGAGCAGAATGAAGAAACTGAGCTTCAAAGAACTTGCCATGAATGTGGCAACCCAATCGAATACGGACAGAATTTTTGTCCAAAGTGTGGAGTGAAATTGTAG